The proteins below come from a single Salinilacihabitans rarus genomic window:
- a CDS encoding NAD-dependent epimerase/dehydratase family protein: MTDVAITGASGNVGRQAIEAFPGDEYDLTLFSHSESEDLETTPIEITDREALVDALDGQDVLIHLAATPSPAAEWDDLSGPNVEGVYNAFEAAVENDLERVVYASSNHAVNMGNVASPIRPETTEGTPTAVRPDDPPAPDTHYGVTKVFGEAMGSYYARRHGIEVVSLRIGWLLSREGLREAVAERDGAGERYARAMWLSPEDCRRAIDAAATATLDDNPVTAHAVSRNADRFLSLTETALSIGYRPQDDAAAVLDGEEFTGREGLETG, from the coding sequence GTGACCGACGTCGCGATCACCGGCGCGTCGGGGAACGTCGGCCGGCAGGCGATCGAAGCGTTCCCCGGCGACGAGTACGACCTGACGCTGTTCTCCCACAGCGAGAGCGAGGACCTCGAGACGACGCCGATCGAGATCACGGACCGCGAGGCGCTCGTCGACGCCCTCGACGGGCAGGACGTGTTGATCCACCTCGCGGCCACCCCCTCGCCCGCCGCGGAGTGGGACGACCTGTCCGGGCCGAACGTCGAGGGCGTCTACAACGCCTTCGAGGCGGCCGTCGAGAACGACCTCGAACGGGTGGTGTACGCGAGTTCGAACCACGCGGTGAACATGGGCAACGTCGCCTCGCCGATCCGCCCGGAGACGACCGAGGGCACGCCGACGGCGGTGCGCCCGGACGACCCGCCGGCGCCGGACACCCACTACGGCGTCACGAAGGTCTTCGGCGAGGCGATGGGGAGCTACTACGCCCGCAGACACGGCATCGAGGTGGTCTCGCTGCGGATCGGCTGGCTGCTCTCCCGCGAGGGCCTCCGCGAGGCGGTCGCCGAGCGCGACGGGGCCGGCGAGCGCTACGCCCGCGCGATGTGGCTCAGCCCCGAGGACTGCCGCCGCGCGATCGACGCCGCCGCGACGGCGACCCTCGACGACAACCCCGTGACCGCCCACGCGGTCTCGCGCAACGCCGACCGGTTCCTCTCGCTGACCGAGACGGCGCTGTCGATCGGCTACCGTCCGCAGGACGACGCCGCCGCGGTCCTCGACGGCGAGGAGTTCACCGGCCGCGAGGGCCTCGAAACGGGCTGA
- a CDS encoding DUF7535 family protein encodes MLTSVSESTGYGPNREMSAFGYLVALPLVVLLIPLVPIIALVWLFSKLFGTDEGSPSTRAKRPPSA; translated from the coding sequence ATGCTCACGAGCGTCTCCGAGTCCACCGGCTACGGGCCGAACCGCGAGATGTCGGCGTTCGGCTACCTCGTCGCGTTGCCCCTCGTCGTCCTGTTGATCCCGCTGGTGCCGATCATCGCGCTCGTCTGGCTGTTCTCGAAGCTGTTCGGCACGGACGAGGGCAGCCCCTCCACGCGGGCGAAACGGCCCCCGAGCGCCTGA
- a CDS encoding glutathione S-transferase family protein, producing the protein MNMLVDGEWRTDAYEATDEEGAFERGETTFRDEVRDDPDARFRPAAGRYHLYVSYACPWAHRTLVVRALKGLEEAIPVSVVDPDRDEDGWQFTPEKDGCTRDRVHDVDSLRDLYVRADPDATCRVTVPVLWDTEEDTVVNNESREIMRMLDTEFDDLATRDVDLYPEGYREDVDRILDDIYEPINNGVYRAGFATGQEPYDEAVDDLFAALDRWDEVLGEQRYLAGDRLTEADVAMFTTLVRFDEVYHTHFMCNVRYVREYENLWPYLRDLYQTPGVAETVRMDHVKEHYYTTHPDVNPHRIVARGPDLDFEAPHGRDALPGGPPAALTGVEADD; encoded by the coding sequence ATGAACATGCTCGTCGACGGCGAGTGGCGGACGGACGCCTACGAGGCCACGGACGAGGAGGGCGCCTTCGAGCGCGGGGAGACGACCTTCCGCGACGAGGTGCGCGACGACCCCGACGCCCGCTTTCGACCGGCGGCCGGTCGGTACCACCTCTACGTCTCCTACGCCTGCCCGTGGGCCCACCGGACGCTCGTGGTGCGCGCGTTGAAGGGCCTCGAGGAGGCGATTCCCGTCTCCGTCGTCGACCCCGACCGCGACGAGGACGGCTGGCAGTTCACCCCCGAGAAGGACGGCTGTACCCGCGACCGCGTCCACGACGTCGACTCCCTGCGGGACCTGTACGTCCGCGCGGACCCCGACGCGACCTGCCGGGTGACGGTGCCGGTGCTGTGGGACACCGAGGAGGACACCGTCGTCAACAACGAGTCCCGCGAGATCATGCGGATGCTCGACACCGAGTTCGACGACCTCGCGACCCGGGACGTCGACCTCTATCCCGAGGGCTACCGCGAGGACGTCGACCGCATCCTCGACGACATCTACGAACCGATCAACAACGGCGTCTACCGCGCGGGCTTTGCCACCGGGCAAGAGCCCTACGACGAGGCCGTCGACGACCTGTTCGCGGCGCTGGATCGCTGGGACGAGGTCCTGGGCGAGCAGCGATACCTCGCGGGTGACCGCCTCACCGAGGCCGACGTCGCGATGTTCACGACGCTCGTCCGGTTCGACGAGGTCTACCACACCCACTTCATGTGTAACGTCCGGTACGTCCGGGAGTACGAGAACCTCTGGCCGTATTTGCGGGATCTGTATCAAACGCCCGGCGTGGCGGAGACCGTCCGGATGGACCACGTCAAGGAGCACTACTACACGACCCACCCGGACGTCAACCCCCACCGGATCGTCGCCCGCGGGCCGGACCTCGACTTCGAGGCGCCCCACGGCCGCGACGCGCTGCCGGGCGGCCCGCCCGCGGCGCTGACCGGCGTCGAGGCGGACGACTGA
- a CDS encoding calcium/sodium antiporter produces the protein MSLVVDFALVAAAVVALWFGARWLVGAAAALARAANVPPLVIGLTVIAFGTSAPEFAVSVDAALVGRPDVSVGNVVGSNVFNLGFLLGVLALLRPFRVTDALVRRDALAMGAATGVALAVLADLTVSRAEGALLVALLVAYLAALVRAARSESSDDPAVDGGPARPDAPSLDDDRRRPLAVEAGVLLVGLALVAAGGDLLVDAAGRLALDAGVSEWLVGVTVVAVGTSLPEAAASLVAARRAELGIAAGNIVGSNVLNLLGVLGVAALLRPMHVAADAVLGLGWLFVLTAVATALLATGRRLTRPEGAALVATVVAYWVVTAG, from the coding sequence GTGTCGCTCGTCGTCGACTTCGCGCTCGTCGCCGCCGCCGTCGTCGCCCTCTGGTTCGGCGCACGCTGGCTCGTCGGCGCCGCCGCGGCGCTTGCACGCGCAGCGAACGTCCCGCCGCTGGTGATCGGCCTCACGGTGATCGCGTTCGGCACCTCCGCGCCCGAGTTCGCCGTCAGCGTCGACGCCGCCCTCGTCGGCCGGCCGGACGTCTCCGTCGGCAACGTCGTCGGCTCGAACGTGTTCAACCTCGGCTTCCTGCTCGGCGTCCTCGCGTTGCTGCGGCCGTTTCGCGTCACCGACGCGCTCGTCCGCCGGGACGCCCTCGCGATGGGCGCGGCGACGGGGGTCGCACTCGCCGTCCTCGCGGACCTGACCGTCTCGCGGGCCGAGGGCGCGTTGCTCGTCGCGCTGCTTGTCGCGTACCTCGCCGCGCTCGTCCGGGCGGCCCGCTCGGAGTCGAGCGACGACCCGGCGGTCGACGGCGGCCCCGCCCGTCCGGACGCCCCGTCGCTCGACGACGACCGGCGACGCCCGCTCGCGGTCGAGGCGGGCGTCCTGCTGGTCGGCCTCGCGCTCGTCGCCGCCGGGGGCGACCTGCTGGTCGACGCGGCCGGGCGGCTGGCGCTCGACGCCGGCGTCTCCGAGTGGCTGGTCGGCGTGACGGTCGTCGCCGTCGGGACCTCGCTCCCCGAGGCCGCGGCGTCGCTGGTCGCGGCGCGGCGCGCCGAACTCGGCATCGCGGCGGGGAACATCGTCGGTTCGAACGTGCTCAACCTGCTCGGCGTACTCGGGGTAGCGGCCCTGTTGCGCCCGATGCACGTCGCGGCCGACGCCGTCCTCGGACTGGGCTGGCTGTTCGTCCTCACCGCGGTCGCGACCGCGCTGCTGGCGACCGGCCGTCGGCTGACCCGCCCCGAGGGCGCCGCGCTCGTCGCGACGGTGGTCGCCTACTGGGTCGTCACCGCGGGCTGA
- a CDS encoding DNA methyltransferase — MADDGEDEADRHRQSRLFTTDDGGFDAERAREESLPVEDGEVVDTDDLADHQTYLDGRGIYDERNRLNDLTGREWKYATKSVIAEGYPPDLQHDLRSEHGGQKPPRLCATLIGRFSKAGDRVLDPFAGVGGTLLGASLCEHEGTGLREALGFERNPRWVEVYEEVVERENAERRARGEPPLEPQEMRRGDCAELIEDVPDDSVDLLLTDVPYWNMDELEQTRNERATRESKLGAFDAGDGAETTGSATKGEWLADMAAKFARFAAAVKPGGHVVVFIGDMYRERSYEFLSADLARAIDDAAPATLAANLIWYDPTKDLHVYGYPFSFVPSMVHQNVLVFRVDD, encoded by the coding sequence ATGGCCGACGACGGGGAGGACGAGGCCGACCGTCACCGCCAGAGCCGCCTGTTCACGACCGACGACGGGGGGTTCGACGCCGAGCGGGCGCGCGAGGAGTCGCTGCCGGTCGAGGACGGCGAAGTGGTCGACACCGACGACCTCGCGGACCACCAGACGTACCTCGACGGCCGGGGGATCTACGACGAACGAAACCGGCTCAACGACCTCACCGGCCGGGAGTGGAAGTACGCGACGAAGTCGGTGATCGCGGAGGGGTACCCGCCGGACCTCCAGCACGACCTGCGAAGCGAGCACGGCGGCCAGAAACCCCCGCGGCTGTGTGCGACGCTGATCGGCCGGTTCAGCAAGGCCGGCGACCGCGTGCTGGACCCGTTCGCGGGCGTCGGCGGCACCTTACTCGGCGCGAGCCTCTGTGAACACGAGGGAACGGGCCTCCGGGAGGCGCTCGGCTTCGAGCGCAACCCGCGGTGGGTCGAGGTGTACGAGGAGGTCGTCGAGCGCGAGAACGCGGAGCGACGCGCCCGCGGCGAGCCCCCGCTGGAACCACAGGAGATGCGTCGCGGCGACTGCGCCGAGTTGATCGAGGACGTTCCGGACGACTCGGTCGACCTGCTGCTGACCGACGTCCCGTACTGGAACATGGACGAACTCGAGCAGACCCGCAACGAGCGGGCGACCCGCGAGAGCAAACTGGGGGCGTTCGACGCCGGCGACGGCGCCGAGACGACCGGGTCCGCGACGAAAGGCGAGTGGCTCGCGGACATGGCGGCGAAGTTCGCTCGCTTCGCCGCGGCCGTGAAACCGGGAGGCCACGTCGTCGTCTTCATCGGGGACATGTACCGCGAGCGCTCCTACGAGTTCCTCTCGGCGGACCTGGCGCGGGCGATCGACGACGCGGCGCCGGCGACGCTGGCCGCGAACCTGATCTGGTACGATCCGACGAAGGACCTCCACGTCTACGGCTACCCGTTCTCGTTCGTCCCGTCGATGGTCCACCAGAACGTGCTCGTCTTCCGCGTCGACGACTGA
- a CDS encoding potassium channel family protein gives MQFVIVGYGRVGSRTARILDEEGHEVVVVDDDHDRVRRATDDGFEAVRGDGDDEVVLVEAGIETADAIGAFTPDLNVNFAAAMVGKHHGCRTVLRIDEDYREEIYERYADEVDEIIYPERLGAAGAKTALLGGDFNVVADLAANLQLTVIEIREGSPAVGKRTSELDLPGGARIYAHGREREPLTIPLPGTELAAGDEVALVVEVDRVEEVRRALLPANA, from the coding sequence ATGCAGTTCGTTATCGTGGGGTACGGTCGCGTCGGCTCCCGGACGGCGCGCATCCTCGACGAGGAGGGTCACGAGGTGGTCGTCGTCGACGACGACCACGACCGCGTCCGGCGAGCGACCGACGACGGCTTCGAGGCCGTCCGGGGCGACGGCGACGACGAGGTCGTCCTCGTCGAGGCCGGGATCGAGACCGCCGACGCGATCGGTGCGTTCACCCCCGACCTCAACGTCAACTTCGCCGCCGCGATGGTCGGCAAACACCACGGCTGTCGCACCGTGCTCCGCATCGACGAGGACTACCGCGAGGAGATCTACGAGCGCTACGCCGACGAGGTCGACGAGATCATCTACCCCGAGCGCCTCGGCGCCGCCGGCGCGAAGACGGCCCTGCTCGGCGGCGACTTCAACGTCGTCGCCGACCTCGCGGCCAACCTGCAACTCACCGTCATCGAGATCCGCGAGGGGTCGCCCGCCGTCGGCAAGCGCACGAGCGAACTCGACCTCCCGGGCGGCGCGCGCATCTACGCCCACGGCCGCGAGCGCGAACCGCTGACGATCCCGCTTCCGGGGACCGAACTGGCCGCCGGCGACGAGGTCGCGCTCGTCGTCGAGGTCGACCGCGTCGAGGAGGTCCGCCGGGCGCTGCTGCCCGCGAACGCCTGA
- a CDS encoding DUF7124 domain-containing protein, which produces MNGGSDMTLAFELEALKEVAYPEAVFEDARGWTSYVGVVSEEPTYVVTNFTRKNRVRQDFFSGPRGVSESLQSVKQQFDTERYVFIGTTDEDEALADAVGWEYLDVEEAAEAADWDLADDELVGDTSEPDVRDDWP; this is translated from the coding sequence ATGAACGGCGGCAGCGACATGACCCTCGCGTTCGAACTCGAGGCACTGAAGGAGGTCGCCTACCCCGAGGCAGTCTTCGAGGACGCCCGCGGCTGGACCAGTTACGTCGGGGTCGTCTCCGAGGAGCCTACGTACGTCGTCACGAACTTCACCCGCAAGAACCGCGTCCGGCAGGACTTCTTCTCCGGACCGCGCGGCGTCAGCGAGAGCCTCCAGAGCGTCAAACAGCAGTTCGACACCGAGCGGTACGTCTTCATCGGGACGACCGACGAGGACGAGGCCCTCGCCGACGCCGTCGGCTGGGAGTACCTCGACGTCGAGGAGGCCGCCGAGGCCGCCGACTGGGACCTCGCCGACGACGAACTGGTAGGCGACACGAGCGAACCCGACGTCCGCGACGACTGGCCGTAG
- a CDS encoding DUF5815 family protein — translation MAEPRVPGDDDRTLELPCGESIDPHEIDLGMREYDCSCGDVHAVVTDVHPPSRFVPESLVAVLRETIETEDDFGEFGTPHLMGITMEEFPEAVAVHDAAEDGSVGYAMLWVTDFDSRRLHELVVELVVELMEHAVSHAEDDDAVGEFESQMLEFDVSEFVAEYRRLRDWESEHDRPV, via the coding sequence ATGGCCGAACCCCGCGTACCGGGCGACGACGACCGAACGCTCGAACTCCCGTGCGGGGAGTCGATCGACCCCCACGAGATCGACCTCGGGATGCGCGAGTACGACTGTTCCTGTGGCGACGTCCACGCCGTCGTCACCGACGTCCACCCGCCGTCGCGCTTCGTCCCCGAGTCGCTCGTGGCCGTCCTGCGCGAGACGATCGAGACCGAGGACGACTTCGGCGAGTTCGGCACCCCCCACCTCATGGGGATCACGATGGAGGAGTTCCCCGAGGCGGTGGCCGTCCACGACGCCGCCGAGGACGGCAGCGTCGGCTACGCGATGCTGTGGGTAACCGACTTCGACTCCCGCCGACTCCACGAACTCGTCGTCGAACTCGTCGTCGAACTGATGGAACACGCCGTGAGCCACGCCGAGGACGACGACGCCGTCGGCGAGTTCGAGTCCCAGATGCTCGAGTTCGACGTAAGCGAGTTCGTCGCGGAGTACCGCCGACTGCGCGACTGGGAGAGCGAGCACGACCGGCCGGTCTGA